One part of the Lycium ferocissimum isolate CSIRO_LF1 chromosome 8, AGI_CSIRO_Lferr_CH_V1, whole genome shotgun sequence genome encodes these proteins:
- the LOC132066880 gene encoding F-box protein PP2-B10-like: protein MSAWLGARELSIEWADNPEHWTWNYNHNSGTEVAELLNVCWLDIRGKIDTRRLTQKTSYSAYLVFKLTDNHRELEKAIASVRFVKEKAEGTDEEGYTVFLSKAKGEGENGIFPHLRSDGWMEIKLGEFFNNFGEDGEVEMRLMEIKNPNWKCGIIVKGIDIRPN from the exons ATG AGTGCATGGTTAGGTGCAAGAGAGCTATCAATTGAATGGGCGGACAATCCTGAGCATTGGACTTGGAACTACAATCACAACTCTGG TACGGAGGTGGCTGAGCTTCTCAATGTTTGTTGGCTCGACATTCGAGGAAAGATAGACACACGACGGCTCACTCAAAAGACAAGTTATTCGGCGTATTTAGTGTTCAAGTTAACAGATAATCATCGCGAACTTGAAAAAGCAATTGCATCAGTAAGATTTGTGAAGGAAAAAGCAGAGGGAACTGATGAAGAGGGCTACACTGTTTTCCTCTCTAAGGcaaaaggagaaggagaaaatgGCATATTCCCACACCTACGAAGTGATGGTTGGATGGAAATAAAGCTTGGTGAATTTTTCAACAACTTTGGTGAAGATGGTGAAGTGGAAATGAGATTGATGGAGATCAAAAATCCTAATTGGAAATGTGGCATTATTGTTAAGGGCATCGATATTCGTCCAAATTAA